The Echinicola rosea genome has a segment encoding these proteins:
- a CDS encoding 7TM-DISM domain-containing protein, whose product MIRLRTPFPWIFPLLFSLISVNAIAQERSKIDLKEDSKWIPEIIQRLDYFIDTTNALDIKKVSSPAFQEKFKPISDPHIVYENITDFIWIRMTVANHQQNDHYSWYFESWGYDLDEIIFYSPQENKGYFPMKAGYDYPFGDRDILHKNFNYFLNIRPGETKTYYIKIRRSYPLTFSFHLRTNDEFISHSLNEYFFLGLYYGILLLILTLHLYLVVKLKKNLYLFSSILILSSIWFSLGRDGLGFQYLWPSVPGINTITNFSSLTELFVIISTLLFSYFFVQKYKKNPKLKSLTLAAIAIMVGMFLNQNYGLVMDAIPYMIISFLILLVPFTIGLRSLLSIGRFSLSYTLAYVCLFLIIAHSYTRAFALFSDPILNWYFVHPVIIVEMVLFSLSILNQIKYLQEEYKKANLEKTTALEEKNRVTYEMNNKLHQKVKERTEEIENMAADLAQKNVVLQTTNLKLEELNTQISNINRYLKENNDKLRNNVEEITKDMALMKGFEFEDFKKVFPDKETCLKFLSELKWQQKFICKKCGYNKSTESRNHGRRCKNCNYYESPTADTLFHKLKFPIEKAFYILYLSNRKDVELTLNELSEILDLRRETCWAFKNKIAQAMEKVGHNKELSGWETLALVHLE is encoded by the coding sequence GTGATTAGACTACGCACTCCTTTTCCATGGATATTTCCACTGTTGTTTTCACTGATATCCGTAAATGCAATTGCACAAGAGCGATCTAAAATCGATTTGAAGGAGGACTCCAAATGGATTCCTGAAATCATTCAGCGTCTTGATTATTTCATAGACACCACCAATGCACTGGATATCAAAAAGGTATCATCTCCTGCATTTCAGGAAAAGTTCAAGCCAATATCCGACCCCCATATTGTATATGAAAACATTACTGATTTTATTTGGATCAGGATGACAGTGGCCAACCACCAACAGAATGACCACTACAGTTGGTATTTCGAATCTTGGGGATATGACCTTGATGAGATCATTTTTTATTCTCCACAGGAGAACAAAGGGTATTTCCCTATGAAAGCAGGCTACGATTACCCATTTGGAGACCGGGATATACTACATAAAAACTTTAACTACTTTCTCAACATCCGTCCCGGGGAAACGAAAACATACTACATAAAAATTCGGAGAAGCTATCCCCTAACTTTTTCGTTTCATCTACGGACCAATGATGAATTTATTTCCCATTCACTCAATGAATACTTCTTTTTGGGACTCTATTATGGGATTTTACTGCTTATTCTGACCCTTCACCTGTACTTAGTGGTAAAATTAAAGAAAAACCTCTACCTGTTTTCCTCCATTTTGATCTTATCCAGTATTTGGTTTTCCTTGGGGAGGGACGGCCTTGGCTTCCAGTATTTATGGCCGTCCGTTCCTGGCATTAATACGATTACCAATTTCAGTAGCTTGACAGAGCTATTCGTCATTATCTCTACCTTGCTCTTCTCCTATTTCTTTGTCCAAAAATATAAGAAAAACCCAAAACTCAAGTCCCTGACCTTGGCTGCCATTGCCATCATGGTGGGTATGTTCTTAAACCAAAATTATGGACTGGTGATGGATGCCATACCCTACATGATCATTTCCTTTTTGATTTTGCTGGTTCCGTTTACCATTGGCCTCAGGTCACTGCTTTCCATAGGCAGGTTTTCATTGTCCTATACATTGGCCTATGTTTGTCTATTTCTGATCATCGCCCATAGCTACACCAGAGCCTTTGCCCTATTCAGCGACCCCATATTGAATTGGTATTTTGTCCACCCGGTCATTATCGTGGAGATGGTGCTTTTCTCACTTTCCATCCTTAACCAGATCAAATATTTACAAGAGGAGTATAAAAAGGCCAACTTGGAAAAAACTACTGCCTTGGAAGAAAAAAATCGGGTCACTTATGAAATGAACAACAAACTCCATCAAAAAGTAAAAGAGCGGACAGAAGAAATCGAAAACATGGCCGCCGACCTAGCCCAGAAAAATGTGGTACTGCAAACCACCAACCTAAAGCTCGAAGAACTGAATACCCAGATTTCAAACATCAACCGATACCTGAAAGAAAACAACGATAAGCTTCGGAACAATGTCGAAGAAATCACCAAGGACATGGCCTTGATGAAAGGTTTCGAATTTGAAGATTTCAAAAAAGTATTTCCTGACAAAGAGACGTGTCTTAAGTTCCTATCTGAACTAAAATGGCAGCAAAAATTTATTTGCAAAAAGTGTGGCTACAACAAATCCACTGAAAGCAGGAACCATGGACGTAGATGCAAAAACTGTAACTATTATGAATCTCCTACCGCGGACACCTTGTTCCATAAATTGAAATTCCCTATCGAAAAGGCTTTTTACATCCTTTATCTCTCCAATAGGAAGGATGTGGAGCTTACCCTAAACGAACTGTCGGAAATTTTGGATCTAAGAAGAGAAACCTGCTGGGCTTTTAAGAATAAAATCGCCCAAGCCATGGAAAAAGTTGGGCATAACAAAGAACTCAGTGGATGGGAAACCTTGGCTTTGGTTCATTTGGAGTAA
- a CDS encoding glycoside hydrolase family 43 protein, with protein MKKHLKSILAVLITVFSMTGAYSQKKPKSIPVFSKAVYEGNDEVYENNPLGKDEFYNPILQGCYPDPAITRKGDDYYLVVSSFAMFPGVPIFHSNDLVNWTQIGHVLDRTSQLDVHDTGISGGVYAPDIRYNPYNDTFYMITTAFAGGLGNFVVKTKDPMKGWSEPYKLNFEGIDPSIFFDEDGKAYVVHNDAPAQGEELYNGHRVIKVWEYDLEKDQVIAGTDKVIVNGGVDLAKKPIWIEAPHIYKKDGKYFLMCAEGGTGGWHSEVIFVSDSPKGPYVPAPNNPILSQRYLSPNRQNKVDWAGHADLVLGPDDKYYGVFLGIRPNEKDRVNTGRETFILPVDWSGKFPVFENGLVPMEPKLKMPKGVENKTGQNGYFPNGNFIFSDDFTAGKLDYRWIGLRGPREAFISSTEGGIQINPFDANIKEVKPTSTLFHRQQHKNFSFTATMEYQPQSEKDLAGLTCVQSEAFNYVFGITRVGNKNILLLERTEAAGRGRNREVKSEILASTEIDLKKPVSLRVSAKGDDFEFSYSTNGADFQNLGGTVSGDILSTNVAGGFTGNMIGLYATKANDAIPVLE; from the coding sequence ATGAAAAAGCATTTAAAAAGTATTCTAGCAGTTTTGATAACTGTTTTCTCCATGACCGGAGCTTATAGCCAAAAGAAACCAAAAAGTATTCCCGTATTTTCGAAGGCAGTTTATGAAGGAAATGACGAGGTCTATGAGAACAACCCCTTAGGAAAGGACGAGTTTTATAATCCGATCCTTCAAGGTTGTTACCCTGATCCGGCCATTACCAGAAAGGGTGATGATTATTACTTGGTGGTATCCTCTTTTGCCATGTTCCCAGGAGTGCCGATTTTTCATTCCAATGATTTGGTAAACTGGACCCAGATCGGTCATGTGCTGGACAGGACCTCCCAGTTGGATGTGCATGATACCGGTATCAGTGGCGGGGTTTATGCCCCTGATATCCGCTATAATCCCTACAATGACACGTTCTATATGATCACTACTGCTTTTGCCGGTGGGTTGGGAAATTTTGTGGTCAAAACCAAAGATCCCATGAAAGGTTGGAGTGAACCGTATAAGTTGAATTTTGAGGGTATTGACCCTTCCATATTCTTTGATGAAGACGGGAAGGCCTATGTAGTGCACAATGATGCACCGGCACAGGGAGAGGAGTTGTATAATGGCCACCGGGTGATCAAGGTTTGGGAATATGACCTGGAAAAGGACCAGGTCATTGCGGGAACGGACAAGGTGATTGTCAATGGTGGTGTGGACCTGGCCAAAAAACCGATATGGATCGAAGCTCCACACATCTATAAGAAAGATGGAAAATATTTTTTGATGTGTGCGGAAGGCGGCACGGGAGGCTGGCACAGTGAAGTGATCTTTGTTAGTGATTCTCCAAAAGGACCTTATGTACCAGCACCCAATAATCCGATCCTTAGCCAGCGGTATTTATCACCAAATAGACAGAACAAAGTGGATTGGGCAGGTCATGCGGATCTGGTATTGGGACCTGATGACAAGTATTACGGTGTTTTCTTGGGTATTCGTCCCAATGAAAAAGACCGGGTAAACACCGGTCGGGAAACCTTTATCCTCCCAGTGGATTGGTCTGGTAAGTTTCCGGTTTTCGAAAATGGATTGGTGCCGATGGAGCCTAAGCTGAAGATGCCCAAAGGCGTGGAAAACAAAACCGGACAAAATGGATATTTTCCCAATGGTAACTTTATTTTTTCCGATGACTTTACTGCAGGGAAACTGGATTACCGATGGATAGGCCTGAGGGGACCAAGGGAGGCTTTCATTTCCAGCACTGAGGGCGGTATTCAGATCAATCCCTTTGATGCCAATATTAAAGAGGTAAAGCCTACTTCCACGCTCTTTCACAGACAGCAGCACAAAAATTTCTCTTTTACTGCTACGATGGAATACCAGCCCCAATCGGAAAAAGATTTGGCTGGCTTGACCTGTGTGCAAAGTGAAGCCTTCAACTATGTGTTTGGGATTACCAGGGTTGGAAATAAAAACATATTGCTTTTAGAGCGGACTGAGGCAGCGGGCAGGGGAAGAAACCGTGAGGTGAAGTCTGAAATCCTGGCGAGTACTGAGATTGACCTCAAAAAGCCTGTCTCATTGAGGGTAAGTGCCAAAGGAGATGATTTCGAATTCAGCTATTCCACAAATGGGGCCGATTTCCAAAACCTGGGAGGAACCGTGTCCGGAGATATCCTTTCCACGAATGTGGCAGGAGGATTTACCGGAAATATGATCGGCTTGTATGCCACCAAAGCCAATGATGCTATACCTGTTTTAGAATAG
- a CDS encoding alpha/beta hydrolase: protein MLYLLKTLATTVFAIVLLFCLQPTMAQDGTMYPMENPAEPNAIPLGTGGVEGQPAQETWFRQWGDPMARNISTATLTPFFPAPGKANGATVIVAPGGGFRWLSMGNEGWEVAKALAEQGITAFVLKYRLHPTPESLEDFSDSMNRTFDEASKSTNDKEKDVPQRPRRNLSDQLEDAEAAYAMIVERAEEWGVDTDRIGMIGFSAGAGLTMHCTLRSETMDLAFIGPVYGGMGEVDVPADAPPMFNAIASDDFLFHGQFGVIRSWYEAGIPVEFHLYQNGGHGFGLGNPDRTSNRWFEAFMHWLDVNDFLKGDDR from the coding sequence ATGTTATACCTTTTGAAAACCCTCGCTACAACCGTTTTTGCAATTGTGTTGCTCTTTTGCCTCCAGCCTACAATGGCACAGGACGGAACGATGTACCCTATGGAGAACCCCGCTGAACCCAATGCCATCCCATTGGGTACAGGCGGCGTGGAAGGCCAACCTGCTCAGGAGACCTGGTTTCGACAATGGGGTGACCCTATGGCCAGAAATATCAGTACCGCCACCCTGACCCCGTTCTTTCCAGCACCTGGCAAGGCCAATGGTGCTACCGTGATCGTAGCGCCCGGAGGAGGGTTCAGATGGCTTTCAATGGGTAACGAAGGATGGGAAGTCGCAAAGGCCCTTGCTGAGCAGGGGATCACGGCATTTGTACTAAAATACAGGCTTCATCCTACCCCTGAATCCTTGGAGGATTTCAGTGATTCCATGAACAGGACCTTTGATGAAGCATCCAAATCGACCAATGACAAAGAAAAAGATGTTCCCCAAAGACCTCGAAGAAACCTGTCCGATCAACTCGAAGATGCAGAAGCCGCCTACGCCATGATCGTGGAGCGTGCCGAAGAGTGGGGAGTGGATACGGACAGGATAGGCATGATCGGTTTTTCGGCAGGAGCCGGACTTACCATGCACTGCACGCTCCGCTCAGAGACCATGGATTTGGCCTTTATCGGTCCGGTTTATGGCGGGATGGGAGAAGTAGATGTGCCAGCGGATGCGCCTCCCATGTTCAATGCGATTGCCAGTGATGATTTTCTGTTCCATGGACAATTTGGGGTGATCCGCTCCTGGTACGAAGCCGGTATACCGGTAGAATTTCACCTTTACCAAAATGGCGGCCATGGTTTCGGCTTGGGGAATCCCGATCGCACCAGCAACCGTTGGTTTGAGGCCTTTATGCACTGGTTGGATGTGAATGATTTTTTGAAGGGGGATGACAGGTGA
- a CDS encoding glycoside hydrolase family 3 C-terminal domain-containing protein: MHTLGFNFSAQWMNYPVLCLLLYLFSGNMGSHAQHSPLDFSFLDTDKTFEERVDILVDQMTLEEKVSQMMNASPAIPRLKVPEYNWWNECLHGVARAGYATVFPQSISVAASFDKALMKDIGSVISDEARAKHHEFIRNGKRGIYTGLDFWSPNINIFRDPRWGRGHETYGEDPFLTGELASRFIEGLQESDGKYLKTIATSKHFAVHSGPEPLRHSFDVDVSDRDLYETYLPAFRKTVKKAKVYSIMGAYNRFRGESCSGHDFLLNQLLREQWGFEGYVVSDCGAIQDIHTGHKIASTEAEAAAIGVSGGCDLNCGNYYAHLTDAVAQGLIGEEEIDTAVKRLFLARFRLGMFDPEEAVPYAQIPFSIVCSSAHNTLARQAAQKSMVLLKNEDDLLPLSVDQVKTIAVIGPNADNVESLLGNYHGIPKKPVTFLDGIKRKVGPKAEVVYSEGVHPAEGFYNLKPIPSVYFETADGRQGLEASYYDNVSWEGEPVLERIDDQIDFSWEHEPISKALIDNFSVKWEGYLVPPADGRYEFGVFSKRGMKVTVNGKEISNGSGTIHRGRYATDIISLEEGERYKIEVTYFSDETNAIAQVLWAMPDVSKMDEAVALAQSADLAIVVLGLSQRLEGESMDVVTPGFDRGDRTAITLPEQQEALLKAVKATGKPVVLVLNAGSAMAINWAKKHVDAIISAGYPGEEGGNALADVIFGDYNPAGRLPITYYRSVDDLPPFEDYDMAGRTYRYFEGEPLYPFGYGLSYTRFKYSELKVPAQVKAGEVVSVSVKVTNVGGRAGDEVVQLYLTDQEASTVRPTRQLEAFERIHLKSGESKEVKFELSPRQLSMINKQTNRIIEEGMFTVHVGGEQPGYSGDLDAGSTEVVSGEVLVVGSLQFADI, encoded by the coding sequence ATGCATACATTAGGATTTAATTTCAGTGCCCAATGGATGAATTATCCGGTACTTTGTTTGCTGCTATACTTATTTTCCGGAAATATGGGGAGCCATGCCCAGCACAGCCCACTGGATTTTTCCTTTTTGGATACGGATAAAACCTTTGAAGAGCGTGTGGACATCTTGGTCGACCAGATGACCTTGGAGGAGAAAGTCAGTCAGATGATGAATGCCTCTCCTGCCATTCCACGCTTGAAAGTGCCCGAATACAACTGGTGGAACGAGTGTCTTCATGGAGTGGCCAGGGCAGGATATGCGACGGTTTTTCCCCAGTCCATTTCAGTGGCCGCTTCATTTGACAAAGCCTTGATGAAGGATATCGGTTCGGTGATTTCCGATGAGGCCAGAGCAAAGCACCACGAGTTTATCCGAAATGGCAAGCGTGGAATTTATACTGGCCTGGATTTTTGGTCACCCAATATCAACATTTTCCGGGATCCCCGCTGGGGAAGGGGACATGAAACGTATGGTGAGGATCCTTTTCTGACCGGGGAGTTGGCATCCCGGTTTATTGAAGGTTTGCAAGAATCCGATGGAAAATACCTTAAGACCATCGCCACTTCCAAGCATTTCGCAGTACATTCGGGGCCAGAGCCTTTGCGCCATTCGTTTGATGTGGACGTAAGTGACCGGGATTTGTACGAAACTTATCTTCCGGCATTTCGCAAGACGGTTAAAAAGGCCAAGGTGTATTCCATTATGGGTGCCTATAATCGGTTTAGAGGAGAGTCCTGCAGTGGCCACGATTTTTTGCTCAATCAATTGTTGCGTGAGCAATGGGGCTTTGAAGGATATGTGGTTTCAGACTGTGGGGCGATTCAGGACATTCATACCGGTCACAAGATTGCCTCTACTGAAGCGGAAGCCGCCGCCATCGGAGTTTCTGGAGGCTGTGACCTGAATTGCGGGAATTATTATGCGCACCTGACCGATGCTGTAGCACAAGGCCTGATAGGCGAGGAAGAAATTGATACCGCCGTGAAACGATTGTTTTTGGCTCGGTTCAGACTTGGGATGTTTGACCCGGAGGAAGCCGTGCCCTATGCGCAGATTCCTTTCAGTATAGTCTGCTCATCAGCACACAATACCTTGGCTCGGCAAGCTGCCCAAAAGAGCATGGTGCTGCTCAAAAACGAAGACGACCTGCTGCCCCTTTCAGTTGACCAAGTCAAGACGATTGCGGTCATTGGCCCCAATGCGGACAATGTGGAATCACTTTTGGGCAATTACCATGGCATACCCAAGAAACCTGTTACTTTTTTGGATGGGATAAAGCGTAAAGTAGGCCCCAAAGCAGAAGTAGTGTATTCGGAAGGGGTACATCCGGCTGAAGGGTTTTATAATCTCAAGCCTATTCCTTCCGTGTATTTTGAAACGGCAGATGGACGTCAGGGACTTGAAGCTTCGTATTACGATAATGTAAGTTGGGAGGGAGAGCCGGTTTTGGAGCGGATAGATGATCAAATTGATTTTTCATGGGAACACGAGCCTATTTCAAAAGCGCTGATCGACAATTTCTCTGTAAAATGGGAAGGTTACTTGGTACCTCCAGCAGATGGCCGATATGAATTTGGCGTGTTTTCAAAAAGGGGAATGAAAGTAACCGTCAATGGAAAAGAAATTTCCAATGGATCCGGCACCATCCACCGGGGGAGGTATGCCACGGACATCATTTCTCTGGAAGAAGGGGAGCGTTACAAAATTGAAGTGACCTACTTCAGTGATGAAACCAATGCCATCGCCCAAGTGCTATGGGCAATGCCGGATGTGAGTAAAATGGATGAAGCGGTGGCACTGGCCCAGAGCGCCGATCTGGCTATCGTCGTGTTGGGGTTGTCCCAAAGGCTGGAAGGAGAAAGCATGGATGTGGTCACCCCGGGGTTTGATCGAGGTGATCGGACGGCCATCACCTTGCCCGAGCAACAGGAAGCATTGCTCAAGGCGGTGAAAGCCACCGGTAAACCGGTTGTTTTGGTCCTGAATGCAGGTAGTGCGATGGCGATTAACTGGGCTAAGAAACATGTGGATGCGATCATCAGCGCAGGTTATCCTGGAGAGGAAGGAGGAAATGCCCTTGCGGACGTAATATTTGGGGATTATAATCCTGCTGGCAGATTGCCCATTACCTATTATCGATCGGTGGATGACTTGCCGCCATTTGAAGACTATGACATGGCAGGGAGGACTTATCGGTATTTTGAAGGAGAGCCGCTCTATCCGTTTGGCTATGGCCTCAGTTACACCCGTTTCAAATATTCGGAACTGAAAGTTCCGGCACAGGTAAAGGCTGGAGAAGTAGTATCGGTAAGTGTAAAAGTCACCAATGTAGGGGGGCGGGCAGGTGATGAGGTGGTGCAGTTGTACCTGACAGATCAAGAAGCTTCCACAGTTAGGCCGACCCGGCAACTGGAGGCTTTCGAGCGAATCCACCTAAAATCAGGGGAGAGCAAAGAGGTGAAATTCGAACTTTCTCCCAGACAGCTTTCCATGATAAATAAGCAGACGAACCGAATCATCGAGGAAGGGATGTTTACGGTACATGTAGGCGGCGAACAGCCTGGATATAGCGGTGATCTGGATGCAGGATCCACGGAGGTGGTGAGTGGGGAAGTACTGGTCGTCGGAAGTCTGCAATTTGCGGACATTTAA